The Arachis ipaensis cultivar K30076 chromosome B03, Araip1.1, whole genome shotgun sequence region CTGTGAAGTTATGCCATATTGGTCAGCTGCAATTGGCTGTCATGATGCCAAGACAACAGAAGCAGTTGCCTCCTAGCTGCCATTCCTAATTTATTATGCTGTTTAGATGGATTTGATAAAGTCAGATTCCCAGTTTCAAGGCCACTCCTTTCTGGAGCCGGCCAGAGGCATGCTTGTTGGGAAGTTTTGTTTTAATTGCTGAGACTTGAGAAGATTAATTATGAACTCAACCATGCAAGATTTGTCACATAAACTTTTTGCACCGGGATCGGGTGCTCTGCATATAACAGTTATCTCGAACTTCCCACATCAAGGGTCCTGGGGCAAATAATGTGGGGACACCTCAACAGCACTGTATCTGTATGTATTTTCTTATTCCAAGATTTTCCAGTTTTAATACAAATCTCTCATTCTTTGGAAAAGGTTCATTTCAGCTATATTGTGTTTGTCTCAAAAGCATGGCTGTCAATAGGTGCTATTTTTATCCTTGATTATCTTTCCATTTGTTAGGCAAGTGCAAGGGTTCATCTTGTTGTGGATGTAAATACTAAATAGTAAATACACGACCTTTTAAATCTTACTTGATTTAGGATCCGAAATTGTTCTCGATCTAGCACGCAGTTGGGGAAATGTTAAACCGCTTGCTTTTGCCATAATAAACGTAGTTATTGTCATGCTCTGGAGTTTTATACTTGTGCGAAAAACTAGAGTGAGACCCTGTCATGCACGGGAAGTTAAATTAATATAGTATATTCTGGGAAGTTAAATTAATGTAGTATATTCTAATATTGTTTAAAGATTGATTAGATAATATGTAAACTACggataaatttaaagtgtttaaattaaaaatattttgcaaaatatttatttgataatttatgtataattttatataattattaaagTAAAATATAATACAAATTGCATTATAGTTATTGTTTTAGAAAtttgaaataatttatttttacaaaAGACATAGATTTCTTATATTAGAATCTACATCTTTATTTGTCGTTTTTATTGTttgcaaataattaaaaaaaatgttagaaaaaaaatgaattagacTGAAAGCATAAAAAATGCAATATCATGATATATTTGAATGTATCTAGAAAAGGAGATGTGTTAATTTTGAACTTGTTTGGAAGAATTTTCAGCAATTGATATGATATATTAAGAAATAAAGTAATAGTAGTAAGAGTTGTATGTAATATGTTTTATAAATGGACTAAAGTGTATAATAATAAGAGTCTTATACAACATATACAAATAGGTCAAATAAtgtgaaatttgaatatttgtaagtgaaattttttatgagtaaatagtcaaattagtttttgaaagattACTCGTTCTTTAAATTGGTCATGTTAGTTCTTTTGTCACTTTCTTTGTTGATGATGTCAAAATTTACTAATGTGGCAGGTTAAGTGACTCCATAACACACACCTAGGAGTTTTAATTgactatcaaaataataaatttatgaaattagatcaaatcaaaacctaatcgAGGAGAGAATTTGAAGTATTAGAATTCCTCAATTTGgggttgatttgatctaatttcataaattaatcatgttaatagtcaattagaACTACTAGGTGTGTGTTGTGATGTTACTTGATGTCCGACATCAACAAATTCTGATGGCGTTAGTAATAGAAGTGACCGAAAGACtaatatgactaatttaaaatctttcaaaaataaatttgattaaaaaaaattttcaaggaCCAATTTGAAGAATGAGTGATCTTCCCGAAATTAATTTAACAATTTGCTCAATTTNNNNNNNNNNNNNNNAAtagttttaatatatatttattgtatttaattagtaatttatgtttcaattgaataataataatatgtaatTTTTTTCCTTAAAGATAATTGGTTGATTTTCATATGTTTAAAAATGCTGATGTGtcattattagaaaaaaaaataagatggTTAAATTTCATAGTACAAAAGGTTGGTATTAAGTATTAACTTTTATAAATTGAAAAACAAAGGAAAGAAGATGAGAGTATTCAtataatttacattttatttgttagtttttttaaTTTGGACCATCAAGGTCTTCAATATTCTTTTTCCCACCTAAGACAAAAcctccttttttcttttcttgttgtcTGGAGCTGATACAACAACAGTGGCTATCCGAGTTCAATTACTTTACCGTCTCAtgattaaattttaattctatATCGAGttaatttagattttaatttGAATACTCCATGAACAAATCTGGTATCTAATAGGTAAATATACATACAATTCCTAACGTGTCTGAGAATAATGTATCTATTTGCAGGCTGGCATAATTCTAGGTCCTAATAATATATTTCTCGGTTGCTAATTGCTATATATCCAAAATTGTAGTCTCATATAACAGAAGTATGAaaataatttaagatttaaaaatctATTGCAATGTCAAAACTTTGCAGTAATTTTATCAGAAGATGCGTACATGTTATCAAAAGGAGATATAAAGGGTAATCACAAATCTGATGATGTTCAAGTAAGGGGGGAAATAACACTACATCAACTGCCAAAAGCGAGTCTTAAGACTCTCGTTACTGAACAGTAGTTGAACTTCCAAGTCctttattttttaaagaaaatccGATTTACAACATCAACAGGTAAAGCATAAGCTGGATCTATTGGTTTTAGGCCAGGATATTCAAGTAGTGAAAGCCCTGCAACAACAAAACAAAACTTTAGCATCCCAAGTTTACTGTAAGAAGGGACTACTAATACTAAGCAGGGAGGACAAGAAATACCTAGTTTACCTACTAAACTCTCctgtcttttcttttctcttcattttttgaaaaataattaaaatatcatATTGCATATACAAGTCTAATATGATTAATTAAGAAGCTGAGAACGGAAAACGAAAAAGGGGGAGAAGACAGGAGGAAAACTACCAGCTACCCCAAAGTAGGTATGGAAGACATCCACAGCATCATCTGGCCTATCTGAAATTCCACCTTTTTCCTTGTCCTTGAAGTTTCAACACAATATTTCAGAAATACTAACCTTGCAACTATTAAAATAGAAGAAGCAAGAGAATTCTTATTAATAAACACATGACATGTCAGATAAACTAACCTGACAGTCTAAGATAAATTTTATAAGTTTCTCTCTACTGATCCAGTGAACCCTATCGATCATGATGAGGCTAGAAAGAACCCACCATGAATAGCAGACCTGGGATGATCTAAAATCTTGTAAAATAGGCTAAGAGAGATATTAAGAGCACAACAGCATTAAATCTACACTTGAAAACATATGCTTACATCAGGGAGTTTCTCAGGACGCCCATTCAGACCTCCAGATTTAACTTGTCGCTCACATAACCACCAACCAAGTAAGTCCTTGTTAACCAGATCTAACGACCCCGTAAGAGCGAGAGCTCCCACACAACAGAAAACTGACAATGAGAAAAACAATATGTTACAAGGATGCTTCAACGATACAACAAATTCTATTATTCAAAAttcagaaaatagaaaaactaAAGCAGGCATATAAACCATTCATTCACCAGAACAAATAATTGTTGTAGGTTCTGCCATTTATATTGTAAATATAAGTGATATAACGTACTTTGGCCAGCATGAGATTCCCCACCCGGTGTGCAACCAAAACCACCATCCATATTTTTGCAACTTATAATGTACTTCACAGCCTTTTCCACATTGATTTTATCCAAGCGATGTATTATTGAAAGACAACAGATAGCAATATAGGAGAACCTAAAACAAAAAATTCAGTGGTCGTTTGTTAAAAAAACAGTAATGTCATACATGCACACCAATCAGAAAGATATCTTGTTTGAAATACCGTGTATCAACTTCACCCCACATATCTCCTGAAAAAGATCCATCTTCATTTTGCAGGCCAACAATATCTGACAAAAATATTAAGAAACACAAGATAGAGACCTACACTTCAATAGTTAGTGCGTATTTTATTAACTGATCTTatgtttgaatattttaaaaactAATCAATCAAACTTGACAACCCAAAACtaactttaattttctttttttccatATCGAGCAAGAATTATGactgattttttcttttttattttgttttattattatgaACATCATCTCTTGCATCACAGCTAAAAATCCTTGTGAATCCAAAACCTTCAAAGTTGGCCACTACGTATGTCAAAGGATACAATTTGTCACCTTATCTGCATCAATAAGATCCATCTTGTCAAAGAGAGCCAACACCTGCACTGCACTCAGTGTATACAAGATGTGTGGGTCATGTCCAACATTTCCGCCAAATCCCCCTGCATTAATGAATCTCAGGAGTTTTAATGTCAGTAGGGTCCaacaaaattagaattttgatAGCAAGGGAACAAATAAAACATTGAACAACCTGAATCATGCTGACAACTCATTACCCATGAAACAACCTCGTTAACATCCACAACGTCAAGCTTTCCCATCAAATCCAGAGCAGTCAAACCCCAGTATGCCCCGTTCATTCTTAGatgctccatcaccacagattcAAAATCATCTTTCCTCTGGAAACCAAGAAAAGAATGTGACATGGAGCTATCAAACACCAAGCATTTCAGCATAAAAGACAAATGATCCACTGAAGTTGatctcttttttattcttttcttttacaGACAATATATAAACGGGAAGCATACCTTTTCAACTGATAATATATATTTCACGTGCTTGTCAGTAACCAGCTCTCCCATCTTGAAAGTAAACTATCCAACATCAAAATTAGAAATATCAGAATCAAAGGTTTAAGGTATCTACCAATGACCAAACCCATAAGCCCTTTCTTTTTAAGGGAGGTTTCATAAATATAAAGTGTATCAATACAACAATATATAAAAGttattttgcttatttatttaatttacattCTCCCGTGATTttgctttatttttctttttcatttttttccaagAAAATTTCCAAATATCTTTAAGAAATCATCCTTATTTTAATTTAAGAAAGAAATTGCAACAAAGTAGCACATCCAAACACATTGATATTTTCCCTTGGTTCCTTTTCTTTAACTTCTACCAGAGCCCGAGACATGAGGAACAACAAGTGGACTGGGAAATTCAAAAATGGCAGGCTTGTGATTCATTTAGGCAAGGCCTGTATTATCTCCATAACCGATTTCATACACCAGATTTTAGTTCAaacttcaaaataaataaataagcccAATGAAGCACTAAAAGGAGGCTGAGGAACAGGAACAACAAAGTACAACGAAGACGACTTAGACTTTAGGGGGGGCATCAAGCAAGCCATAATTTAGAATGCTCTCTTTTAGCAATTTGCGCATGTACTATGTAGTTAGTTTTCTTCTCTAGTAAGACCAACACCAAAACTTTCCATCAAAACTCATACCATAGCCATGAATGAGACATTGCAAACAGTAACCATAACCACAAGTCTTAAAAGAAAAGAAGCAGCAAGAAACGCAAAATGAAGCAGAATGGCAAAGTCAAACCCACACACAACTTTTGTCAAACACCTGCAGTTCACCATCCATTGCTATACAAAACAAACCAAACCAAGCTGAGCACGTAAAGCTAGCATAATCCAAAAGATAGAAGGTTAACGGCAACAACTAAATTGAGCACTCGAAACAAACAATTGCAGCAATTTCAGCACAACAATCAGCAgaaggaaaataataaaaataataatgcaaGAACAGTAAAATGACTGACTGTTCGTGTTGGATGAGAAGGCAGATCGTGGATCAGTGAAGGGAGAGGCGTTATCCCTGCTTCGCTGCCGGTGTTGGTCACCGAAAGTGGTTTATTTGTTAAACTTGATCAAGCGGCGGTGCCCAGTGTTAGAAGAGAGTGATGTTCTCGTTCAGAATATGAAAGGAAAAGAGGGGGAGTTAGGAGAAAGGAGCAAGTAGCAAATTAGATAAAttggataaagaaaaagaaagaatttaAGGGGTTGAAAAGTAATTTCATAAAAGAAATCCTGCTCAGACAAGTAAAACGGCAAAGCTGTCTCTCTGATAACTGTTGAGTATACCCTGCTAAAACCCCAGANNNNNNAGAAACCCTAGGTGACTTCACTAGTAAAGAAAATTGGGACAAGTTCTTCACTATTCGAGGCACCAACGACCCTTTCGAGTGGTACGCTGAGTGGCCCGAGTGGCCCTACCCGCTCCTCTCCCACCTCCCGCCGAATGCTGACGGCGGCGACGCCGCTCCTCAGCTGCTTATCCCCGGTTGCGGGAACTGCGGGAACTCTGAGCACCTCTATGACGCCGGATACACTGGACTCACCAACATTGACTTCTCCAAGGTCGTCATCTCCGACATGCTCCGCCGCAACGTCCGCCTCCGCCCTCACATGCGGTGGCGCGTCATGGACATGACCAACATGCAGGTGCGTGTCAACTGCTCGCTTTTCGAGTTCAAAGCTGAAGCAGCCCTTCGGGTTTTGAGTTATCTGATTCCTGCgtggttttcattttttttaaatgctGGTATGCAGCTTGAAGACGAAATTTTTGATGCAGTTATTGATAAAGGTGGATTAGATGCTTTGATGGAGCCAGAGCTTGGCCCTAAGTTGGGAAATCAGTATCTCTCAGAGGTTTCTATGATTTCTTTGATCTATTCTAGTTATTATTGTGAAGAATAATATAGATTAATTAATTGGTCATGTGAACTTGTACTGATTCGTATTTCCAGGTAAAGAGAGTTTTGAAACCAGGGGGGAAATTTTTGTGCCTTACCTTGGCTGAATCTCATGTACTTGGTATGTTTCTGCAGTTTTTGTTACTCCATTTGTTTATTATGATAGTTAGAATATTTGGTTGACAAAGGTGACTATGATAATAGTTCCTTTTGTGtgtgttttccttttcttttctgcaTAATGCAAATCTCATATTAAAAAGAAACATGTTGATGCAGAAGCTATTTCGGCTCTAATTTCATTTTGGATTCTTTGTAGTGAACTTGGACAAGGAGCTTTGTTACTGTGAACTGTGAAAGAAATGATCTTCTGGACCTTGTTTTGCATTTTAActtcattttataatttatttatatctTTATGGGAAGAAATTGACCTGGTCGGTCTTGGAGGAAACTAATTCAGGCCTTTTCAGGTCTACTCTTTTCGAAGTTCCGCCTTGGATGGAAAATGAGTGTTGATTCCATACCTATGAAGTCTTCTAATAAATCTAGCCTTCAAACATTCATAGTTGTTGTGGAGAAAGAGCTGTCTACTTCAGTGCATCAGATTACATCGTTACTTCAGGATTCAACTCTTCATTGTAGTTCAAAACAGGTAAGATGCATGGCCTAATTCTGGTGTTTCGTTGGTGTGGATGCTTTTTTTAATGAGGATTCATAGATGGTTAATGCAGCATTTGTTAGATGCACTAGATTATGCTGTAGCTTGACCTTTAATTGTAATGATTGCATAGGATAGCTATCTGGTAGTTGAAGTTGTAGGATTTGGATCAGGAAGGAGGAAAGAGAGAAAGTGACTATGGATACTACAGGGTTGAAGTAATTAGGTCAAGAACTGGTATGGTACATTGGTACTATTATTACAAGCCAAGCCAACTAATATAGGAAGAGTCCAATTCCTAATTCAAGTAGGAGAAGGGATGAGTAAACAGAATGAAATTAGGGACAGCTCCTAAGATTGTTTTTCAGTTAGAtaactaattaatttataatatatgCATGttcttaaaaaaaatgtttaatatatttatattagaTCGTGTATTTTACATCTGTTAATTTCTGGTGTTTACACTATGCCTTCTCATTTGTGCAAGGCTTCTGGACTCCATgaagctctagaaaatgaaaatcaACTTCGTGAAAAATACACCAGTAGCTCTCATATATTATACTCTCCGGAAGATCTGCAAGGGGAACTGACAAAGCTTTCCCCAGGTCGACGATTTCAGCTAACTTTGGGTGGACAAGGGTGCTCTATTTTTACCTATCATGCTGTAGTTCTTGATGCTGAGGAACACTTTGACTCATTTACCTATCACTGTGGGGTTTTCATTGTGCCTAAGGTGTGTGTGAGCAGATTTCCCTTCCTGTTTTATGTGTTGTAGTTCCACCTGATTTCATATCAAGAATAAAATTTTCTTACCATATTAATATTAGCTCATATTTTTTTACGATTTCCACTGGATTTGTCATCTTCACTTCAGATTAATGTACAAGTTGTATTGACAACTTAATGAATGTGAAGGTATTGTCATGAGAAAGAATTGTGCTAATTACAAAATATTTGATGCTACAGACAGACATATAAATAAATGCGTGCAATTTATCCAACTGCTCTACTACATCAGGCAGTTATTCTGCTTGCATTTCATAACTGAATGTGAAATTTCAGACACGTTCTCGTGAATGGCTTTTCTTTTCTGAAGAAGGACAGTGGATGGTAGTCAGAAGCTCAAAAGCAGCTCGTCTCATAATGGTATTATATTATTAGCAAACTAACATCACATTTACAATGTTTTTCCATTCTTGATTGTTTTGAAGATAATTTCATAACTGAAGCTGCTATGCAATCTTGAAACTACAGGTTTTGTTGGATACCAGCCATATAAAGGCCAGCATGGATGAGATTCAGGTAGACATCTTATTCTTCATGGAACATGCCATTCTAATGAGTTAACTGTAATTCTTTTTACTAACATTGGCTTGTTATTCCTTTCCAGAAAGATTTGTCTCCGTTGGTTAAACAGTTGGCACCTGCAGAAAATGAGAATGGAGCACAAATACCGTATGTAACTTATACCCAATTCCTTTATTTGTATCTCCCTTGGTTTTGGCCCATTTATTTAAGTAACCACTATATTCTATTGAGGTGTTAATGTATGTATTCCCAAATATTTAAGCATGATATTTTGCTGAACGACAGCAAATAAGTTGTGCTTCTGGGGTATATAAATGCAAAAGTCAGGGAAACTTTTAGAACGCAGTTTATATCTTGTATTCTAATCAGCCACATATGCTGTAACAAATGTTCACACTATTACTTGGAAGTTTAGAGGCAAGGGTATACCTTGTTCTGCTACAGAGATTCCATTGCAACATAAGATGATTAATTATGGTCTACTGTGATTATGAGTTNNNNNNNNNNNNNNNNNNNNNNNNNNNNNNNNNNNNNNNNNNNNNNNNNNNNNNNNNNNNNNNNNNNNNNNNNNNNNNNNNNNNNNNNNNNNNNNNNNNNNNNNNNNNNNNNNNNNNNNNNNNNNNNNNNNNNNNNNNNNNNNNNNNNNNNNNNNNNNNNNNNNNNNNNNNNNNNNNNNNNNNNNNNNNNNNNNNNNNNNNNNNNNNNNNNNNNNNNNNNNNNNNNNNNNNNNNNNNNNNNNNNNNNNNNNNNNNNNNNNNNNNNNNNNNNNNNNNNNNNNNNNNNNNNNNNNNNNNNNNNNNNNNNNNNNNNNNNNNNNNNNNNNNNNNNNNNNNNNNNNNNNNNNNNNNNNNNNNNNNNNNNNNNNNNNNNNNNNNNNNNNNNNNNNNNNNNNNNNNNNNNNNNNNNNNNNNNNNNNNNNNNNNNNNNNNNNNNNNNNNNNNNNNNNNNNNNNNNNNNNNNNNNNNNNNNNNNNNNNNNNNNNNNNNNNNNNNNNNNNNNNNNNNNNNNNNNNNNNNNNNNNNNNNNNNNNNNNNNNNNNNNNNNNNNNNNNNNNNNNNNNNNNNNNNNNNNNNNNNNNNNNNNNNNNNNNNNNNNNNNNNNNNNNNNNNNNNNNNNNNNNNNNNNNNNNNNNNNNNNNNNNNNNNNNNNNNNNNNNNNNNNNNNNNNNNNNNNNNNNNNNNNNNNNNNNNNNNNNNNNNNNNNNNNNNNNNNNNNNNNNNNNNNNNNNNNNNNNNNNNNNNNNNNNNNNNNNNNNNNNNNNNNNNNNNNNNNNNNNNNNNNNNNNNNNNNNNNNNNNNNNNNNNNNNNNNNNNNNNNNNNNNNNNNNNNNNNNNNNNNNNNNNNNNNNNNNNNNNNNNNNNNNNNNNNNNNNNNNNNNNNNNNNNNNNNNNNNNNNNNNNNNNNNNNNNNNNNNNNNNNNNNNNNNNNNNNNNNNNNNNNNNNNNNNNNNNNNNNNNNNNNNNNNNNNNNNNNNNNNNNNNNNNNNNNNNNNNNNNNNNNNNNNNNNNNNNNNNNNNNNNNNNNNNNNNNNNNNNNNNNNNNNNNNNNNNNNNNNNNNNNNNNNNNNNNNNNNNNNNNNNNNNNNNNNNNNNNNNNNNNNNNNNNNNNNNNNNNNNNNNNNNNNNNNNNNNNNNNNNNNNNNNNNNNNNNNNNNNNNNNNNNNNNNNNNNNNNNNNNNNNNNNNNNNNNNNNNNNNNNNNNNNNNNNNNNNNNNNNNNNNNNNNNNNNNNNNNNNNNNNNNNNNNNNNNNNNNNNNNNNNNNNNNNNNNNNNNNNNNNNNNNNNNNNNNNNNNNNNNNNNNNNNNNNNNNNNNNNNNNNNNNNNNNNNNNNNNNNNNNNNNNNNNNNNNNNNNNNNNNNNNNNNNNNNNNNNNNNNNNNNNNNNNNNNNNNNNNNNNNNNNNNNNNNNNNNNNNNNNNNNNNNNNNNNNNNNNNNNNNNNNNNNNNNNNNNNNNNNNNNNNNNNNNNNNNNNNNNNNNNNNNNNNNNNNNNNNNNNNNNNNNNNNNNNNNNNNNNNNNNNNNNNNNNNNNNNNNNNNNNNNNNNNNNNNNNNNNNNNNNNNNNNNNNNNNNNNNNNNNNNNNNNNNNNNNNNNNNNNNNNNNNNNNNNNNNNNNNNNNNNNNNNNNNNNNNNNNNNNNNNNNNNNNNNNNNNNNNNNNNNNNNNNNNNNNNNNNNNNNNNNNNNNNNNNNNNNNNNNNNNNNNNNNNNNNNNNNNNNNNNNNNNNNNNNNNNNNNNNNNNNNNNNNNNNNNNNNNNNNNNNNNNNNNNNNNNNNNNNNNNNNNNNNNNNNNNNNNNNNNNNNNNNNNNNNNNNNNNNNNNNNNNNNNNNNNNNNNNNNNNNNNNNNNNNNNNNNNNNNNNNNNNNNNNNNNNNNNNNNNNNNNNNNNNNNNNNNNNNNNNNNNNNNNNNNNNNNNNNNNNNNNNNNNNNNNNNNNNNNNNNNNNNNNNNNNNNNNNNNNNNNNNNNNNNNNNNNNNNNNNNNNNNNNNNNNNNNNNNNNNNNNNNNNNNNNNNNNNNNNNNNNNNNNNNNNNNNNNNNNNNNNNNNNNNNNNNNNNNNNNNNNNNNNNNNNNNNNNNNNNNNNNNNNNNNNNNNNNNNNNNNNNNNNNNNNNNNNNNNNNNNNNNNNNNNNNNNAGAAACCCTAGGTGACTTCACTAGTAAAGAAAATTGGGACAAGTTCTTCACTATTCGAGGCACCAACGACCCTTTCGAGTGGTACGCTGAGTGGCCCTACCTCCGAGACCCGCTCCTCTCCCACCTCCCGCCGAATGCTGACGGCGGCGACGCCGCTCCTCAGCTGCTTATCCCCGGTTGCGGGAACTCCCGACTCTCTGAGCACCTCTATGACGCCGGATACACTGGACTCACCAACATTGACTTCTCCAAGGTCGTCATCTCCGACATGCTCCGCCGCAACGTCCGCCTCCGCCCTCACATGCGGTGGCGCGTCATGGACATGACCAACATGCAGGTGCGTGTCAACTGCTCGCTTTTCGAGTTCAAAGCTGAAGCAGCCCTTCGGGTTTTGAGTTATCTGATTCCTGCgtggttttcattttttttaaatgctGGTATGCAGCTTGAAGACGAAATTTTTGATGCAGTTATTGATAAAGGTGGATTAGATGCTTTGATGGAGCCAGAGCTTGGCCCTAAGTTGGGAAATCAGTATCTCTCAGAGGTTTCTATGATTTCTTTGATCTATTCTAGTTATTATTGTGAAGAATAATATAGACTAATTAATTGGTCATGTGAACTTGTACTGATTCGTATTTCCAGGTAAAGAGAGTTTTGAAACCAGGGGGGAAATTTTTGTGCCTTACCTTGGCTGAATCTCATGTACTTGGTATGTTTCTGCAGTTTTTGTTACTCCATTTGTTTATTATGATAGTTAGAATATTTGGTTGACAAAGGTGACTATGATAATAGTTCCTTTTGTGtgtgttttccttttcttttctgcaTAATGCAAATCTCATATTAAAAAGAAACATGTTGATGCAGAAGCTATTTCGGCTCTAATTTCATTTTGGATTCTTTGTAGTGAACTTGGACAAGGAGCTTTGTTACTGTGAACTGTGAAAGAAATGATCTTCTGGACCTTGTTTTGCATTTTAActtcattttataatttatttatatctTTATGGGAAGAAATTGACCTGGTCGGTCTTGGAGGAAACTAATTCAGGCCTTTTCAGGTCTACTCTTTTCGAAGTTCCGCCTTGGATGGAAAATGAGTGTTGATTCCATACCTATGAAGTCTTCTAATAAATCTAGCCTTCAAACATTCATAGTTGTTGTGGAGAAAGAGCTGTCTACTTCAGTGCATCAGATTACATCGTTACTTCAGGATTCAACTCTTCATTGTAGTTCAAAACAGGTAAGATGCATGGCCTAATTCTGGTGTTTCGTTGGTGTGGATGCTTTTTTTAATGAGGATTCATAGATGGTTAATGCAGCATTTGTTAGATGCACTAGATTATGCTGTAGCTTGACCTTTAATTGTAATGATTGCATAGGATAGCTATCTGGTAGTTGAAGTTGTAGGATTTGGATCAGGAAGGAGGAAAGAGAGAAAGTGACTATGGATACTACAGGGTTGAAGTAATTAGGTCAAGAACTGGTATGGTACATTGGTACTATTATTACAAGCCAAGCCAACTAATATAGGAAGAGTCCAATTCCTAATTCAAGTAGGAGAAGGGATGAGTAAACAGAATGAAATTAGGGACAGCTCCTAAGATTGTTTTTCAGTTAGAtaactaattaatttataatatatgCATGTTCTTAAaaaaatgtttaatatatttatattagaTCGTGTATTTTACATCTGTTAATTTCTGGTGTTTACACTATGCCTTCTCATTTGTGCAAGGCTTCTGGACTCCATgaagctctagaaaatgaaaatcaACTTCGTGAAAAATACACCAGTAGCTCTCATATATTATACTCTCCGGAAGATCTGCAAGGGGAACTGACAAAGCTTTCCCCAGGTCGACGATTTCAGCTAACTTTGGGTGGACAAGGGTGCTCTATTTTTACCTATCATGCTGTAGTTCTTGATGCTGAGGAACACTTTGACTCATTTACCTATCACTGTGGGGTTTTCATTGTGCCTAAGGTGTGTGTGAGCAGATTTCCCTTCCTGTTTTATGTGTTGTAGTTCCACCTGATTTCATATCAAGAATAAAATTTTCTTACCATATTAATATTAGCTCATATTTTTTTACGATTTCCACTGGATTTGTCATCTTCACTTCAGATTAATGTACAAGTTGTATTGACAACTTAATGAATGTGAAGGTATTGTCATGAGAAA contains the following coding sequences:
- the LOC107632431 gene encoding methyltransferase-like protein 13, which gives rise to MRNNKWTGKFKNGRLVIHLGKACRSWISEGRGVIPASLPVLVTESGLFVKLDQAAVPKTLGDFTSKENWDKFFTIRGTNDPFEWYAEWPEWPYPLLSHLPPNADGGDAAPQLLIPGCGNCGNSEHLYDAGYTGLTNIDFSKVVISDMLRRNVRLRPHMRWRVMDMTNMQLEDEIFDAVIDKGGLDALMEPELGPKLGNQYLSEVKRVLKPGGKFLCLTLAESHVLGLLFSKFRLGWKMSVDSIPMKSSNKSSLQTFIVVVEKELSTSVHQITSLLQDSTLHCSSKQASGLHEALENENQLREKYTSSSHILYSPEDLQGELTKLSPGRRFQLTLGGQGCSIFTYHAVVLDAEEHFDSFTYHCGVFIVPKTRSREWLFFSEEGQWMVVRSSKAARLIMVLLDTSHIKASMDEIQKDLSPLVKQLAPAENENGAQIPYVTYTQFLYLYLPWFWPIYLSNHYILLRC
- the LOC107629441 gene encoding geranylgeranyl transferase type-2 subunit beta 1 isoform X1; translated protein: MGELVTDKHVKYILSVEKRKDDFESVVMEHLRMNGAYWGLTALDLMGKLDVVDVNEVVSWVMSCQHDSGGFGGNVGHDPHILYTLSAVQVLALFDKMDLIDADKVTNYIVGLQNEDGSFSGDMWGEVDTRFSYIAICCLSIIHRLDKINVEKAVKYIISCKNMDGGFGCTPGGESHAGQIFCCVGALALTGSLDLVNKDLLGWWLCERQVKSGGLNGRPEKLPDVCYSWWVLSSLIMIDRVHWISREKLIKFILDCQDKEKGGISDRPDDAVDVFHTYFGVAGLSLLEYPGLKPIDPAYALPVDVVNRIFFKK
- the LOC107629441 gene encoding geranylgeranyl transferase type-2 subunit beta 1 isoform X2, whose translation is MGELVTDKHVKYILSVEKRKDDFESVVMEHLRMNGAYWGLTALDLMGKLDVVDVNEVVSWVMSCQHDSGGFGGNVGHDPHILYTLSAVQVLALFDKMDLIDADKVTNYIVGLQNEDGSFSGDMWGEVDTRFSYIAICCLSIIHRLDKINVEKAVKYIISCKNMDGGFGCTPGGESHAGQIFCCVGALALTGSLDLVNKDLLGWWLCERQVKSGGLNGRPEKLPDDKEKGGISDRPDDAVDVFHTYFGVAGLSLLEYPGLKPIDPAYALPVDVVNRIFFKK
- the LOC107629441 gene encoding geranylgeranyl transferase type-2 subunit beta 1 isoform X3 encodes the protein MGELVTDKHVKYILSVEKRKDDFESVVMEHLRMNGAYWGLTALDLMGKLDVVDVNEVVSWVMSCQHDSGGFGGNVGHDPHILYTLSAVQVLALFDKMDLIDADKVTNYIVGLQNEDGSFSGDMWGEVDTRFSYIAICCLSIIHRLDKINVEKAVKYIISCKNMDGGFGCTPGGESHAGQIFCCVGALALTGSLDLVNKDLLGWWLCERQVKSGGLNGRPEKLPDGFHYLNILA